The Enterobacter mori genomic interval GAAAGATGCCGCGCAGCTTACCGAGGCGGCGGCAAACGCGCTGCTCAAAACCCTGGAAGAGCCACCGGAGAAAACCTGGTTCTTCCTGTCATGTCGTGAACCGGGAAGATTACTGGCGACACTGCGCAGCCGCTGCCGTCTTCACCACCTCGCAGTACCTCAGGAAACATGGGCGCTCACCTGGATTGAACGCGAAGTGACGGCGTCACAAGACGCAGCCCTGACTGCGCTGCGTCTGTGCAGCGGTGCGCCAGCGGCGGCTCTGGCGTTGCTTCAGGCGGATGTCTGGTCGCAGCGTGAAACGCTGTGTCGTGCCGTCGAGTCCGCACTGGATAGTGGCGACTGGTTGAGTTTGCTGCCTGCCCTGAACAGCGATCAGGCGACCGAGCGCCTGCACTGGCTGGCCGCTTTACTGCTGGATGCGCTCAAACTTCAGCAGGGTGCAACGCTTCTGACCAACCTCGACGTCTGGCCGCTGGTGAACACCCTGGCGAATCGCCTGTCGGGCGTCTCCTTGCGCGCTATCCTTCATGATGTTTGCCAGAGTCGCGAACAACTTTTGACAGTAACCGGTCTTAATCGCGAGCTTTTACTGACAGACCAGTTACTGCGTATCGAACACTACCTGCAACCAGGCGTGATACCGCCTGTTTCCCATCTCTGAGAGAGACATTATGTTTTTAGTCGACTCACACTGCCATCTTGATGGCCTGGATTATCAATCTCTGCACAAAAACGTCGATGACGTGCTGGAAAAAGCCGCCGCACGCGATGTCAAATTCTATCTGGCCGTGGCAACTACGCTGCCGGGCTACCGCTCCATGCGCGAACTGGTCGGCATTCGCGATAACGTCGTCTTCTCCTGCGGCGTTCATCCTCTGAACCAGGATGAAGCGTATGACGTGGAAGATTTACGTCGCCTGGCGGCAGAAGAGGGCGTGGTGGCGATGGGTGAGACCGGGCTTGACTATTTTTACACGCCGGAAACAAAAACCCGCCAGCAGGAATCTTTCCGCAACCATATCCGCATTGGCCGCGAGCTGAACAAACCCGTCATTGTGCATACCCGCGATGCGCGCGCCGATACGCTGGCGATCCTGCGGGAAGAAAAGGTGACGGATTGCGGTGGCGTACTACACTGTTTCACAGAAGACAGAGAAACGGCGGGCAAGCTGCTTGATTTGGGGTTTTATATCTCGTTTTCGGGGATCGTGACGTTCCGTAATGCTGAGCAGCTGCGCGATGCTGCGCGTTATGTTCCGCTCGATCGCATTCTGGTGGAAACAGACTCGCCGTATCTGGCGCCGGTACCGCATCGCGGCAAAGAGAACCAACCAGCGATGACGAGAGACGTGGCTGAGTATATGGCCGTTCTGAAGGGGGTCAGCATTGAAGAGCTGGCTCGTGCGACGACGGAAAATTTCTCCACGCTGTTCCACATCGACCCCGCCCGCCTGCAATCTGTCTGATACACCTGTTTTTTTTAGGCTCGTAATTAATAAACAAAGCGAGTAAAGTTCACCGCCTCATTTGGGGCGGTGATGGTGTTTTTAGACACATCCAGACATGCTTTTTGTAAATATCTGCAAGTTTTTTGGTCGTCTTGAACTGAAACGTGATAGCCGTCAAACAAACCCAGAGGGAATTATTTTACTCTGTGTAATAAATAAAGGGCGCTTAGATGTCCTGTCCACGGCACGGTACTCCCCCCGGGCCAATGCGTGAAAGCGTAAAAAAAGCACAAATACTCAGGAGCACTCTCAATTATGTTTAAGAATGCATTTGCTAACCTGCAAAAGGTCGGTAAATCGCTGATGCTGCCAGTATCCGTACTGCCTATCGCAGGTATCCTGCTGGGCGTCGGTTCTGCTAACTTCAGCTGGCTGCCAGCCGTAGTTTCCCACGTGATGGCCGAAGCAGGCGGTTCTGTTTTTGCTAACATGCCGCTGATCTTCGCGATCGGTGTTGCTCTGGGCTTCACCAATAACGACGGTGTATCTGCACTGGCCGCAGTGGTTGCCTACGGCATCATGGTGAAAACCATGGCGGTGGTTGCGCCGCTGGTTCTGCATTTACCGGCTGAAGAGATCGCCGCGAAACACCTGGCGGACACCGGTGTACTGGGCGGTATCATCTCCGGTGCGATTGCAGCGTACATGTTTAACCGCTTCTATCGCATCAAGCTGCCTGAGTACCTGGGCTTCTTCGCGGGCAAGCGCTTCGTTCCGATCATCTCTGGTCTGGCAGCGATTTTCACTGGTGTGATCCTGTCCTTCATCTGGCCACCAATCGGTTCCGCTATTCAGACCTTCTCTCAGTGGGCTGCTTACCAGAACCCGGTTGTGGCGTTCGGTATCTACGGCTTCATCGAGCGCTGCCTGGTACCATTTGGTCTGCACCACATCTGGAACGTTCCATTCCAGATGCAGATTGGTGAATTCACCAACGCAGCAGGTCAGGTATTCCACGGCGATATCCCACGTTACATGGCAGGCGACCCAACTGCAGGCAAACTGTCTGGTGGCTTCCTGTTCAAAATGTACGGTCTGCCGGCTGCTGCGATTGCAATCTGGCACTCTGCTAAACCAGAGAACCGTGCAAAAGTGGGCGGTATCATGATCTCCGCAGCGCTGACCTCGTTCCTGACCGGTATCACCGAGCCGATCGAGTTCTCCTTCATGTTCGTTGCGCCGATCCTGTACATCATTCACGCGGTACTGGCTGGCCTGGCGTTCCCTATCTGTATCCTGCTGGGTATGCGTGACGGTACGTCCTTCTCTCACGGTCTGATCGACTTCATCGTTCTGTCCGGTAACAGCAGCAAACTGTGGCTGTTCCCAATCGTGGGTGCGTGCTATGCCGTTGCTTACTACACCATCTTCCGCGTGCTGATCAAAGCACTTGACCTGAAAACCCCAGGTCGTGAAGATGCAACTGAAGACAGCAAAGCAGGCGTGACCAGCGAAATGGCTCCAGCACTGGTAGCCGCGTTCGGTGGTAAAGAGAACATCACCAACCTGGACGCGTGTATTACTCGTCTGCGTGTGAGCGTTGCCGATGTCGCAAAAGTTGACCAGCCGGGCCTGAAAAAATTGGGCGCAGCAGGTGTTGTTGTTGCAGGTTCTGGTGTTCAGGCAATCTTCGGTACCAAATCCGATAACCTGAAAACCGAAATGGATGAGTACATCCGCAACAACTAAGTTGTGATGTGGGGAGACTGAGGCAGCCGAATGGCTGCCTTTTTTATTTGTGCGGCCTGTTCAGCCAGGTGGCGGCTACGGTTTCCCGGGACTGCGCGAAATGAATCGTCACCCGGCGAGAAGCGCGCATAAAAAAGGGAGCCATTCGGCTCCCTTTTAATACGTCTGAGCGATCAGAACTGATAGCTTGCGGTCACGCTCACGTTGCGCGGCTCACCGTAGACCAGTGAACCCTGGACGTTAGTGTCGTAAGTCTTATCAAACAGGTTGTTCAGATTTCCCTGCAGAGAAAAGTTCTTCGTGACCTGATAGCGGGTGAAGAGATCAACCAGCGCATAGCTGCCTTGTTCCGCACGCCATGTACCGTAAGGGGTGACAACGTCGCTGTAAACGCGGTTTTGCCAGTTAACACCGCCACCCACGGTCAGCGCAGGCATCGCTGGCAGACGGTAACTGGTGAACAGTTTAACCGTCGTGCGCGGCAGATAAGGGTTAACGTCTTTACCGTCGCTGTCTTCAGCCAGGTAGCGCGTCGCGCCAAAGGTCATTTGCCAGTTGTCCGTCAGTGCGCCGTTAATTTCAAATTCAACGCCTTTACTTACGGTACCGTCTACGCCTTCATAAGCGGTATCGGTTGACCCCTGAATCACGCGCCCCGTACTCTGCGCCACGTTATCCTGCTCGATGCGGAAGACAGAAAGCGTCGTGGTCAGTCTGCTGTTCATCCAGTCCGACTTCAGGCCCACTTCATAATTGTTGCCGGTGATCGGGTCGAGATACCTGCCGGTGCTGTCGCGGTAGTTCTGAGGCTGGAAGATGGAGGTATAGCTGGCATAGGCGGACCAGTTATCATCAATGTCATACACAAGACCCGCATACGGCGTGGTATGGTTTTTTTCCATACCATAAGTCATCGTGTCGACGCTCCAGTTCGTATAGCGGGCACCGAGAATCAAATGCAGCGGATCGGCCAACGAAATACGTGTCGCGGCGTAGAGCGATTTCATATTCGTTTTGTCGTCCTGGGCCAGCGCCTGGGATCCCCAGTTTGTTTCCGGGAAATGGCCATCATAGTCGTAGAAATTACCGAATTCGTCCGGATACACGTTCGCCCACGCGTTGGTGTAACGGTTCGTTTGACGACTGAAGCTGCCGCCGAACATCACGGTATGCTGGCGGCCAAACAGGTCATAACCACCATCGGCGAACAGATCGACAGCATCGACCTTACGCTTCCCGCTGTTCCAGCCCGTCCCGCCGATGTAGCCGTAGTCCGGTCCATAATTCGAATAAGGCCCAACCAGCATGCCGGTTGATTTGTCCACATAGGCGTCAAGGTACAGGGCTTTACTGTCGAATTTAGCTTCAGTATGGGTGGCATTCAGCGTGGCCTGCCAGGTGTCGGCAAAGCGCTGCTTGAAGGTGGCGAAAACTTTGTTGAACTCTTTGTCGTTATAGGCCCAGTCAGGCGCGGTGCTGTGGGCGCGATCGTAATGCCTTACGCTACCGTCCGTGTTCCAGCGCGGTAAGCCGCCCCAGGTCTGGTTGTTCACGTCAATGCGCTGGTATTCGTAACCTGCCGAAAATGACGTGGTATCGCCCAGGTCCGCATCAAGAATGCCCGAGAAGAACGTTTTCTTTTGATTGTAGTTATCGAGCCAGGAGTCATTATCCTGATAGCCTGCTACGATGCGACCCCGCACATTGCCATCGTCGGTTAACGGGCTTTGCAGATCCATGACGTAACGCTGTTTGTTCCAGCTGCCGTATTCCGCAGATAAATTGCCTTTGAACTCGCGGCTGGTGGCATGTTTACGCACCATATTGATCGCTGCCGACGGGTTACCCGTGCCCGTCATCAAACCGGTCGCCCCACGCACCACTTCCACGCGCTCAAACAGGGCGGTATCCGAAAGGGCATCCCCGAGATTCCAGCGAGACTCGAAATAGGTGGGGATACCATCAATCATGTAGTTGTCTATCTCGAAACCACGTGAGTAATAGCTGCTGCGATCGGAGTCTGCGGTGTTTTTGCTGATCCCCATCGTGTTATCCATCACATCTCCCAGCGTTTGCAGCTGCTGATCTTCCATACGTTGTTCACTGACAATGGAGACTGACTGGGGGATATCGCGCTGGACCATCTGCATTTTGGTGCCGATGGTGGTGGTTTTGACGCTGTAATCCTGCTCTTCGCTGGACGCGTCTGGCTGGGAGGTACCGTCAACGACGAGTGTGTCCTCGTTTAGTGCGGCGAAACTTACGGTTGGCATCAATGCCATAGCAATACAGGCTGCCAGCAACGAAGGCGTTGCAACAGGCTGACGTTGCCCATCCCTGGTATGATTAATGAAAGACATCATCAAACCCTTAATGAATGGTGAAGGTGATATGCGTCAGTCCCTGTATCGGGCTGACGTCGTTTTCTATGTTTAAAATGCGCATGAAAATGCAAATGCGAAATATACGCATTGTGATTAACGCTGTAAACAGATGTTGCAGACCTAACTGAAATAATGTTTCAGAGAAATCTTGCGGGCAGGCGGTCACTCTCCAGCCAGCTGGTGAGCAATCAGGAAAGAAATCGAGGGAGAAGGTTGAAAGGACAGGAGAAACTCGCTCATACTCTTGCGTTGTATCGCACTGTCGTAAAGACTGTATGTGTGAATAGCGGACGCACCACGCCAGATTAAACATAAAAGGAAAAGGTCATGGCCGAAGAAACGATTTTCAGTAAAATTATCCGCCGCGAAATCCCGTCGGATATCGTCTTTCAGGATGAGCTGGTGACGGCTTTTCGGGACATTTCACCTCAGGCGCCGACGCATATCCTTATCATTCCAAATATTCTGATTCCTACCGTCAATGATGTGAAAACCGAGCATGAAGTGGCGTTAGGCCGTATGCTAACGGTAGCCGCGAAAATTGCCGAGCAGGAAGGCATCGCTGAAGACGGCTATCGTTTGATCATGAACTGCAATCGCCACGGCGGTCAGGAAGTTTATCATATCCATATGCATCTTCTGGGTGGGCGACCACTGGGACCGATGCTGGCACATAAAGGTCTTTGATATGTTAAGAGGGCGTATTGCAGCGCTGATGATAACGCTGGTGATAGCAGGATGCAGTGCGCGTCCTGCGATCCCCGTCAGCGAGGAACAGACGCTGGTGATGGAGTCCTCAGTCCTTGCTGCAGGCATTACGGCAGAGCAGCCTTCGCTGACCATTAGCGAAATCCAACCTTCTGCTTCCTCTACGCTCTATAACGAAAGACATGAGCCAGTGACGGTGCATTACCGCTTCTACTGGTATGACGTAAGAGGTCTTGAAATGCATCCGCTTGAGGCGCCGCGTAGCGTGACCATTCCGGCAAGATCGTCGGTGACGCTCTATGGCAGCGCTAACTATTTGGGTGCGCATAAGGTGAGACTTTATCTTTATCTGTAAGGGGTGATCCTTGATTAAAAATATGAGCCGTTATGTGCTCTTAAGTGCGTTTGCACTTTTCCTCGCAGGGTGTGTGACGCGTACAGAACAGCCTGCACCAGTGGATGAGGCGAAACCGGGTACAGAACAGCCGACACAGCCAACGCAGCCTGTGCCAACGGTGCCTTCTGTCCCGACGATTCCGGCGCAGCCTGGCCCAATTGAGCACCCGGACCAAACGTCCCAACCTGCGCCGCGCGTGCGTCATTATGACTGGAATGGCGCAATGCAGCCTATGGTGGGCAAAATGTTGCAGGCTCAGGGCGTGACGCCGGGAAGCGTACTGTTGGTGGATAGCGTAAATAACCGCACCAATGGTTCACTCAACGCGGGCGAAGCGACGGAAACGCTGCGTAATGCGTTAGCAAACAACGGCAAATTTACCCTGGTCTCGACACAGCAGCTGGCGGTAGCCAAACAGCAGTTGGGCTTGTCGCCGCAGGATAGCCTGGGCTCGCGCAGCAAAGCGATAGGCATTGCGCGCAACGTTGGCGCTCAGTATGTCCTCTATTCTAACGCCACCGGTAATGTGAACACGCCTTCGCTGCAGATGCAGCTGATGCTTGTTCAGACAGGTGAAATTATCTGGTCAGGTAAAGGTGCCGTTACGCAACAATAGCTGCACGCGTGACGAGGTTTTGACGCGTTATTTTCCTCAGTATCGCCTTATCGCGCCGCAGGCCCACTCCGGGCTTGGCGGCGCGAGCTGCATCATTGAGCAGGGCGAACATCGGCTGGTGCTGCGACAGCATCACGATCTCTCTGCCCCTGCCTCCCACTTTCGCCGACAGTTTCGTACGCTGAGGCGCTTGCCTGCGGATCTCGTGCCGAAGCCCTGTTTTTTTACGCAGGGCTGGATGGCGGTGGAGTATCTTGCGGGGGAGATCAAAAGCGCGCTTCCGCCTACTCCCACACTCGCCGCGATGCTGTATCATCTTCACCGCCAGCCTTGCCTGGGATGGCGGGTCACGCTGTTACCGCTGCTGGAAAAATACTGGCAGCAGGCCTCCCCCGACAGACGAACGCCATTCTGGCTTGCGCAGCTTAAACGGATGCGAAAGAGAGGGGAACCGCGACCCTTACGGCTATCGCCGTTGCATATGGACATCCACGCCGGGAATATTGTACACACGCCCGCGGGAGCCAGGCTCATCGACTGGGAGTATGCCGGAGATGGCGACGTGGCGCTGGAATTGGCGGCGGTCTGGATGCCGGATGATGCCTCCCGTGAGCAGCTTATAATGGCCTATGCCCGTGAAGCACAGATGGATGCGTTAACGCTTATGCGGCAGGTCAGGCGCTGGCGACCCTGGGTATTCATGCTGATGGCGGGCTGGTTTGAAATGCGCTATCAGCAATCAAACGACAAACACTTTATTACGCTGGCAGATGACGTCTGGCGTCAGTTACAAACTAAAGGATAAGAGAGGTTCGTGTGGGTCCAGTCATGTTGGATGTCGAAGGGTTTGAGCTGGATGCGGAGGAGCGCGACATTCTGGCGCATCCGCTGGTAGGGGGGCTGATACTGTTTACCCGCAACTACCACGATCCGGCGCAGTTGCGCGAACTGGTTCGTCAGATCCGTGCGGCGTCCCGTAACCATCTGGTGGTCGCGGTGGATCAGGAAGGCGGGCGCGTGCAGCGCTTCCGCGAGGGTTTCACCCGCTTGCCTGCCGCTCAATCTTTTGCTGCGCTGCTGGGTACAGAAGAGGGCGGTAAACTGACGCAGGATGCCGGCTGGCTGATGGCGAGCGAAATGATTGCGATGGATATCGACATCAGCTTTGCTCCCGTTCTGGATGTGGGCCATATCAGTGCCGCGATTGGCGAGCGTTCGTACCATGAAGATCCGCGCATTGCGCTGTCAATAGCCACCCGTTTTATCGACGGCATGCACTCAGCGGGCATGAAAACCACCGGCAAACACTTCCCGGGACATGGCGCAGTGACGGCAGATTCTCACAAAGAGACGCCGCGCGATCCGCGTCCGGAAGCGGAAATCCGTGCCAAAGATATGTCGGTGTTCCGTTCGCTTATCACCGATAACAAACTTGATGCCATCATGCCTGCACACGTGATTTACAGCGATGTCGATCCGCGCCCGGCCAGCGGTTCACCGCACTGGCTGAAAACGGTGCTGCGTCAGGAGCTCGGTTTTAACGGCGTCATTTTCTCCGACGATCTGTCGATGGAAGGGGCGGCAATTATGGGCAGCTACGCGGAGCGCGGGCAGGCATCCCTGGACGCAGGTTGCGATATGATCCTCGTCTGCAATAATCGTAAAGGAGCCGTCAGCGTGTTGGATAACCTGTCGCCGATCAAAGCAGAGCGTGTTACACAATTGTATCATAAAGGTTCATTTAGCCGTCAGGAGCTGATGGATTCGGCGCGCTGGAAGACGGTCAACGCCCAGCTTGAAGCACTGAATGAGCGCTGGCAGGCACATAAAGCCAGCCTGTAAACCCTCCCGGAAGGCGTAGCGTGGTGAGAAGACAATGATCATCTATTTACACGGTTTTGACTCAAACAGTCCTGGTAATCATGAGAAGGTGCTGCAGCTGCAGTTTATCGACCCGGATGTACGGCTGATCAGTTACAGTACGCGTCATCCGAAGCATGATATGCAGCATCTGCTCAAGGAAGTGGACAAGATGTTACAGCTCAACGTCGATGAACGTCCGCTGATCTGCGGCGTGGGGCTGGGGGGCTACTGGGCCGAACGCATTGGCTTCCTGTGCGACATCCGCCAGGTCGTGTTCAATCCCAACCTGTTCCCGAACGAGAACATGGAAGGTAAAATTGACCGCCCGGAAGAGTATGTCGACATTGCCACCAAGTGCGTGAGTAACTTCCGTGAGAAAAACCGCGATCGCTGTTTAGTGATCCTCTCGCGCCAGGATGAGGCACTGAACAGCAGCAGGGCGGCAGAACTGCTGCATCATTTCTATGAAATTGTCTGGGACGAGGAACAGACCCACAAGTTCAAGAATATCTCCCCGCATCTGCAGCGCATCAAAGCCTTCAAAACGCTGGGCTAAGCCACAGCCTGCCACCCGTAACCCGGTATGCGTTTGCGACCGGGTTTCTTTTTGTCCAGAATTGTCTACTTTTAAGCCATCAAAACTTGATGCATATCAATTTTGGTATGACCAATGCGCCTGACGTGTTATTCTCAATTCACCTGAATGGTTTCAGTGCTGTAACTTGTTGTTAATTAAGGGTTATTTTTATAACTTTTAGTTAACAATTGGTTAATAATTTGAGGGGGTCACGTTGACTACGCCATTGAAAAAGATAGTGATTGTAGGCGGTGGTGCTGGCGGGCTGGAGCTGGCCACACAGCTGGGTAAAAAGCTGGGTCGCGGCAAAAAAGCCAAAATTACGCTGGTGGATCGCAACCATAGCCACCTGTGGAAACCGCTGCTGCACGAAGTGGCGACCGGTTCGCTGGATGAGGGCGTCGATGCGCTGAGCTATCTGGCGCACGCGCGCAATCACCATTTCCAGTTCCAGCTGGGATCCGTGGTGGATATTAACCGTGAAAGCAAAACCATTACTCTGGCCGAACTGCGTGATGAAAAAGGCGAACTGCTGGTTCCTGAACGCAAGCTGGCGTATGACACGCTGGTGATGGCACTGGGCAGTACCTCTAACGACTTCAACACGCCGGGCGTGAAAGAGCACTGTATCTTCCTCGATAACCCGCACCAGGCGCGTCGTTTCCATCAGGAAATGCTAAACCTGTTCCTGAAGTACACCAGCAATATGGGTGCCAATGGCAAGGTGAACATTGCCATTGTCGGCGGCGGCGCGACGGGCGTAGAGTTGTCCGCTGAGCTGCACAACGCGGTGAAACAGCTGCACAGCTACGGTTACAAAGGGCTGACTAACGACGCGCTGAACGTGACGCTGGTTGAAGCCGGTGAACGCATTCTGCCTGCGCTGCCGCCACGTATTTCCGGTGCGGCGCACAATGAGCTCACCAAACTGGGCGTGCGGGTGCTGACGCAGACCATGGTGACCAGCGCTGACGAAGGCGGTCTGCATACCAAAGACGGCGAGTATATCAAAGCGGATCTGATGGTCTGGGCGGCGGGTATCAAAGCGCCTGACTTCATGAAAGAAATTGGCGGGCTGGAAACCAACCGCATTAACCAGCTGGTGACAGAGCCGACGCTGCAAACCACGCGTGACCCGGAAATCTTCGCTATTGGTGACTGTGCATCCTGCGCGCGCCCTGAAGGTGGGTTCGTGCCACCGCGTGCTCAGGCCGCTCACCAGATGGCGAGTCTGGTGCTGCACAACATCCTCGCGCAGTACAAAGGGAAGCCGATGAAGTCGTATGTCTATAAAGACCACGGTTCACTGGTGTCACTGTCTAACTTCTCCACCGTGGGTAGCCTGATGGGTAACCTGATGCGCGGCTCCATGATGGTAGAAGGGCGAATTGCACGCTTCGTGTATATCTCCCTTTACCGTATGCATCAGATTGCACTGCACGGCTACTTCAAAACCGGTCTGATGATGCTGGTCGGCCGAATCAACCGCGTCATCCGCCCACGCCTGAAGCTGCACTGATATTTCTCTCCCTCCGGGCCATCCGGAGGGGTTTTTTAGCATTTCATGCTGTGCATCACACTTTGCGTGCTTAAGAGTTCTCTCAAACACGATATATCTCCCCCTGACGCCCATTTTTTAATCCTTTGTCTTATTGGCGAGGACAGACCCCTGTTGCAAAATAGTTTCCAATAGCAACAAAGGAGGAAGTCCCGTGAATAAATCAATGTTGGCGGGTATAGGGATTGGCGTCGCTGCTGCGCTAGGTGTGGCTGCCGTAGCCGGTCTCAACGTACTTGATCGTGGCCCGCAGTATGCGCAGGTCGTTTCCGCTACTCCGATTAAAGAAACCGTGAAAACCCCTCGTCAGGAGTGTCGTAACGTCTCCGTGACTCACCGTCGTCCGGTGCAGGATGAAAACCGCATTGCCGGTTCAGTTCTTGGTGCCGTAGCCGGTGGCGTGATTGGTCATCAGTTTGGTGGCGGGCGAGGCAAAGATGTGGCGACGGTCGTGGGTGCGCTGGGTGGCGGCTATGCCGGTAACCAGGTGCAGGGCGCGATGCAGGACAACGACACGTACACCACTACGCAGCAGCGCTGCAAAACCGTTTATGACAAGTCCGAAAAAATGCTGGGCTATGACGTAACTTACAAAATTGGCGACCAGCAGGGCAAAATCCGCATGGATAAAGACCCTGGCACCCAGATCCCTCTGGACAACAATGGTCAGCTGGTACTGAACAACAAAGTGTAAAAAAGATGTTCTCTGAACTTAGCTCCTCATGCGCTCAGGCTGAGGAGCTTTTTTTTGCCTTAAAGCTTAAGCAGTTCAGGCCACAGACGCAGCGTGGTTTGCGTAATACCCTGCAGTTTTTCAAGCGTAGCCCCTTCACGGGCGCTGATGGACATACCCTGTAGAATGCAGCTCAGGTATTGCGCCAGTTCCTGCGGGCGGCAGTGCGCCGGGATTTCACCCCGCTGCTGCCGCTGGGCCAGAAACGTACTTAACGTCTCCTCCTGCATGGCATGGCGTGATTTCACCGTATTGGCAATCTCTTTAGACGAAGCAGCAAGCGTGGCGGAGGTGTTGATCATAAAACAGCCCGCGGGTGTGTCTTTGCTGGTAAAGCAGGTCGCGACGGCACAGAAATAGTCCTGCAACGCCTGCTCAACGCTTTTCTCTTCGCAAAAAAGCTGCGCTTCGTGTTTTGCCGCAAAGCGCGAGATGTATCTGTCCAGCACTGCCCTGAACAGACCCTCTTTATTGGTAAATTCCGCATACAGCGTGGGTGCCTTGGCACCGGTCGCTTCTACCAGATCGGAAAGCGAGGTTGCTTCGTACCCATGTTGCCAGAAGAGTGTCATGGCCTTATCGAGCGCCGCATCCCTGTCGAACACTTTTGGTCGGCCACGGCTTTTCTTTGCGCAACTCGTGACTTCGGTTGTCATTTGCCGTTGGTCCTCAGTTGGTTTGTTGAATGACCATTATAAAAATAAACCCATCCCGAGACCAGAGTAGTTTGCTTAAAAATAAATTAATCATATGGGTATGAAAATTAACGAAAATAAAATTAATTTAACGGTCGTTATAAAAACATGTTGACGTGTGAGCTGGATCACATCTATCATTTACCTATCGATCGTTAAGTAAATAACTTACGACGCCCAATTCATCTGCCTAAAGGTAATATCATGAAAAACGTAAAAACCCTGATCGCTGCTGCTGTACTTAGCTCACTCTCTTTCGCAAGCTTCGCCGCTGTAGAAGTACAATCTACTCCTGCTGACCAACAAAAAGTGGGTACCATCTCTGCAAACGCGGGGACAAACCTGGGCTCTCTGGAAGATCAACTGGCGCAGAAAGCGGATGAGATGGGGGCGAAATCGTTCCGTATCACCTCAGTGACCGGCCCTAACACCCTGCACGGTACTGCTGTTATTTATAAATAAGCCCGGCTAAACCCTCATTTATGCCACTGCTATAAAAAACGCCCTGCATTTGCAGGGCGTTTTTTTTGGTACTTACATTGACTGCGGAGTGGCATCTCCATGTCGCGTGACGTCGATTGGCATTCCTGACCGGGCTTCCATCGCGCGCTCCATCACCACGCTATCGGTGTTCGTATTTGATTTAAAGCTCACCATCGCAGCATTCAGTGGAATGGGCAGCGTCTGCGGATCGTCACCGAGGTGTTTTGATAATGGCTGGTGAATTTCAACCAGCCGTACGCCGCCAGGCTCTTCCGAGGCCTTAATCGGCGTGTTGATAATATTCACTTTTGTGCCCGGCGTAATCACGCTGTAGAGGGTCTTGATGTCGTCATCGCGCAGACGAATACAGCCGGAACTGACGCGCATACCGATGCCGAAATCCGCATTCGTTCCATGCAGCAGATAAACCCCACCATATGCCGCGAGGCGGATCGCGTGATGAC includes:
- a CDS encoding metal-dependent hydrolase, giving the protein MFLVDSHCHLDGLDYQSLHKNVDDVLEKAAARDVKFYLAVATTLPGYRSMRELVGIRDNVVFSCGVHPLNQDEAYDVEDLRRLAAEEGVVAMGETGLDYFYTPETKTRQQESFRNHIRIGRELNKPVIVHTRDARADTLAILREEKVTDCGGVLHCFTEDRETAGKLLDLGFYISFSGIVTFRNAEQLRDAARYVPLDRILVETDSPYLAPVPHRGKENQPAMTRDVAEYMAVLKGVSIEELARATTENFSTLFHIDPARLQSV
- the hinT gene encoding purine nucleoside phosphoramidase, which encodes MAEETIFSKIIRREIPSDIVFQDELVTAFRDISPQAPTHILIIPNILIPTVNDVKTEHEVALGRMLTVAAKIAEQEGIAEDGYRLIMNCNRHGGQEVYHIHMHLLGGRPLGPMLAHKGL
- a CDS encoding YcfL family protein, with the protein product MLRGRIAALMITLVIAGCSARPAIPVSEEQTLVMESSVLAAGITAEQPSLTISEIQPSASSTLYNERHEPVTVHYRFYWYDVRGLEMHPLEAPRSVTIPARSSVTLYGSANYLGAHKVRLYLYL
- the fhuE gene encoding ferric-rhodotorulic acid/ferric-coprogen receptor FhuE yields the protein MSFINHTRDGQRQPVATPSLLAACIAMALMPTVSFAALNEDTLVVDGTSQPDASSEEQDYSVKTTTIGTKMQMVQRDIPQSVSIVSEQRMEDQQLQTLGDVMDNTMGISKNTADSDRSSYYSRGFEIDNYMIDGIPTYFESRWNLGDALSDTALFERVEVVRGATGLMTGTGNPSAAINMVRKHATSREFKGNLSAEYGSWNKQRYVMDLQSPLTDDGNVRGRIVAGYQDNDSWLDNYNQKKTFFSGILDADLGDTTSFSAGYEYQRIDVNNQTWGGLPRWNTDGSVRHYDRAHSTAPDWAYNDKEFNKVFATFKQRFADTWQATLNATHTEAKFDSKALYLDAYVDKSTGMLVGPYSNYGPDYGYIGGTGWNSGKRKVDAVDLFADGGYDLFGRQHTVMFGGSFSRQTNRYTNAWANVYPDEFGNFYDYDGHFPETNWGSQALAQDDKTNMKSLYAATRISLADPLHLILGARYTNWSVDTMTYGMEKNHTTPYAGLVYDIDDNWSAYASYTSIFQPQNYRDSTGRYLDPITGNNYEVGLKSDWMNSRLTTTLSVFRIEQDNVAQSTGRVIQGSTDTAYEGVDGTVSKGVEFEINGALTDNWQMTFGATRYLAEDSDGKDVNPYLPRTTVKLFTSYRLPAMPALTVGGGVNWQNRVYSDVVTPYGTWRAEQGSYALVDLFTRYQVTKNFSLQGNLNNLFDKTYDTNVQGSLVYGEPRNVSVTASYQF
- the ptsG gene encoding PTS glucose transporter subunit IIBC — encoded protein: MFKNAFANLQKVGKSLMLPVSVLPIAGILLGVGSANFSWLPAVVSHVMAEAGGSVFANMPLIFAIGVALGFTNNDGVSALAAVVAYGIMVKTMAVVAPLVLHLPAEEIAAKHLADTGVLGGIISGAIAAYMFNRFYRIKLPEYLGFFAGKRFVPIISGLAAIFTGVILSFIWPPIGSAIQTFSQWAAYQNPVVAFGIYGFIERCLVPFGLHHIWNVPFQMQIGEFTNAAGQVFHGDIPRYMAGDPTAGKLSGGFLFKMYGLPAAAIAIWHSAKPENRAKVGGIMISAALTSFLTGITEPIEFSFMFVAPILYIIHAVLAGLAFPICILLGMRDGTSFSHGLIDFIVLSGNSSKLWLFPIVGACYAVAYYTIFRVLIKALDLKTPGREDATEDSKAGVTSEMAPALVAAFGGKENITNLDACITRLRVSVADVAKVDQPGLKKLGAAGVVVAGSGVQAIFGTKSDNLKTEMDEYIRNN
- the holB gene encoding DNA polymerase III subunit delta', with translation MKWYPWLRPHFEQLINSYQAGRGHHALLIQALPGMGDDALIYAITRFLMCQQPEGHKSCGKCRGCQLMQAGTHPDYYTLEPEKGKSTLGIDAVREVSEKLYEHARLNGAKVVWLKDAAQLTEAAANALLKTLEEPPEKTWFFLSCREPGRLLATLRSRCRLHHLAVPQETWALTWIEREVTASQDAALTALRLCSGAPAAALALLQADVWSQRETLCRAVESALDSGDWLSLLPALNSDQATERLHWLAALLLDALKLQQGATLLTNLDVWPLVNTLANRLSGVSLRAILHDVCQSREQLLTVTGLNRELLLTDQLLRIEHYLQPGVIPPVSHL